In one Bordetella pertussis 18323 genomic region, the following are encoded:
- the gatC gene encoding Asp-tRNA(Asn)/Glu-tRNA(Gln) amidotransferase subunit GatC — protein MALNEQDVARIARLARIELTPDQRGRAQAELNGILHLIERLQAVDTQGVEPLAHPLSAHEDITLRLREDAVSEQATEARRAELLANAPESADGLFLVPKVIE, from the coding sequence ATGGCGCTCAACGAACAAGACGTGGCCCGCATCGCCCGGCTGGCCCGCATCGAACTGACCCCCGACCAGCGTGGCCGGGCCCAGGCCGAACTCAACGGCATCCTGCACCTCATCGAGCGCTTGCAGGCCGTCGATACGCAGGGCGTCGAACCGCTCGCGCATCCCCTGTCGGCCCACGAGGACATCACCCTGCGCCTGCGCGAGGACGCCGTCAGCGAGCAGGCCACCGAGGCGCGCCGCGCCGAACTGCTGGCCAACGCCCCCGAATCGGCCGACGGCCTGTTCCTGGTCCCGAAAGTAATCGAATAG
- the gatA gene encoding Asp-tRNA(Asn)/Glu-tRNA(Gln) amidotransferase subunit GatA — protein MTQSALHTEFGGIAALRDALARRQVSAVELAQSGLDAAQAASGLNAFLHIDPDLTLAQARAADAALAAGTAGPLAGIPIAHKDAFVTRGWRTTAGSKMLAGYASPFDATVVERLAEAGAVSLGKLNCDEFAMGSGNENSAYGPVRNPWDTQAVPGGSSGGSAAAVAARLVAAATGTDTGGSVRQPAALCGVSGIKPTYGTVSRYGIIAFGSSLDQAGPLAPSSRDLLELLDVMTGFDPRDATSLQACDGQANESGRVRRGHDAAQAGYDAAGSQPLKGLRIGVPQEYFGAGLAPDVAAAVEAALAQFEQLGAVRVPVSLPRTELAIPAYYVIAPAEASSNLARYDGVRYGHRAAQYGDLNEMISRSRAEGFGDEVKRRILIGTYVLSHGYYDAYYLQAQRLRRLIAQDFQRAFAGQCDVIMGPVSPTVAKNIGDNRDDPTADWLADVYTLGVSLAGLPAMSVPCGFGGQDGRRPVGLQIIGNYFDEGRLLALADRYQQVTDWHQRAPVSQDA, from the coding sequence ATGACCCAATCCGCCCTGCATACCGAATTCGGCGGCATTGCCGCCTTGCGCGACGCCCTGGCCCGACGCCAGGTCAGCGCGGTCGAGCTGGCGCAAAGCGGCCTGGACGCCGCCCAGGCCGCCAGCGGCCTGAACGCCTTCCTGCACATCGACCCCGATCTCACGCTGGCGCAGGCCCGCGCCGCCGACGCCGCCCTGGCCGCCGGCACGGCCGGCCCGCTGGCGGGCATCCCCATCGCCCACAAGGACGCCTTCGTCACCCGTGGCTGGCGCACCACCGCAGGCAGCAAGATGCTGGCCGGCTATGCCAGCCCGTTCGACGCCACCGTGGTCGAGCGCCTGGCCGAGGCCGGCGCGGTATCGCTGGGCAAGCTGAACTGCGATGAGTTCGCCATGGGCTCGGGCAACGAGAACTCGGCCTACGGCCCGGTGCGCAACCCCTGGGACACCCAGGCGGTGCCCGGCGGCTCGTCGGGCGGCTCGGCCGCCGCGGTGGCCGCCCGCCTGGTGGCCGCGGCCACCGGCACCGACACCGGCGGCTCGGTGCGCCAGCCCGCCGCCCTGTGCGGCGTCAGCGGCATCAAGCCCACCTACGGCACGGTGTCGCGCTACGGCATAATCGCCTTCGGCTCCAGCCTGGACCAGGCCGGCCCGCTGGCGCCCAGCAGCCGCGACCTGCTCGAACTGCTGGACGTCATGACCGGCTTCGACCCGCGCGACGCCACCAGCCTGCAGGCCTGCGACGGCCAGGCCAACGAAAGCGGCCGGGTGCGCCGTGGCCACGACGCCGCCCAGGCCGGCTACGATGCGGCCGGCAGCCAGCCGCTCAAGGGCCTGCGCATCGGCGTGCCGCAGGAATACTTCGGCGCGGGCCTGGCCCCCGACGTGGCCGCCGCGGTCGAAGCCGCCCTGGCGCAGTTCGAACAGCTGGGCGCGGTGCGCGTGCCGGTGTCGCTGCCGCGCACCGAACTGGCCATCCCCGCCTATTACGTCATCGCGCCCGCCGAGGCCTCGAGCAACCTGGCGCGCTACGACGGCGTGCGCTACGGCCACCGCGCCGCCCAGTACGGCGATCTCAACGAGATGATCAGCCGCTCGCGCGCCGAAGGCTTCGGCGACGAGGTCAAGCGCCGCATCCTGATCGGCACCTACGTCCTGTCGCACGGCTACTACGACGCCTACTACCTGCAGGCGCAGCGCCTGCGCCGCCTGATCGCCCAGGACTTCCAGCGCGCCTTCGCCGGCCAGTGCGATGTCATCATGGGGCCGGTGTCGCCCACCGTCGCCAAGAACATCGGCGACAACCGCGACGACCCGACCGCCGACTGGCTGGCCGACGTCTACACGCTGGGCGTCAGCCTGGCCGGCCTGCCGGCCATGTCCGTGCCCTGCGGCTTCGGCGGCCAGGACGGCCGCCGCCCCGTGGGGCTGCAGATCATCGGCAATTACTTCGACGAAGGCCGCTTGCTGGCCTTGGCCGACCGCTATCAACAAGTCACCGACTGGCACCAGCGCGCGCCGGTTTCGCAGGACGCCTGA
- the gatB gene encoding Asp-tRNA(Asn)/Glu-tRNA(Gln) amidotransferase subunit GatB, with amino-acid sequence MNWEIVIGLETHTQLSTDSKIFSGSSTRFGAAPNTQANAVDLALPGSLPVMNRGAAERAILFGLAVGGKVAPRSVFARKNYFYPDLPKGYQISQYELPVVEGGTLSFFVGEEEKTVNLTRAHLEEDAGKSLHDEFSLASGAPASGIDLNRAGTPLLEIVTEPEMRSAAEAVAYARALHSLVVWLGICDGNMQEGSFRCDANVSVRPVGQKEFGTRTEIKNVNSFRFLERAILFEARRQIELIEDGGTVVQETRLYDADRDETRSMRSKEDAHDYRYFPDPDLPPLVIGQDWIDAVRAGMPELPAAQRARFEADYGLPAYDAAQLTVSRAMADYFEAVARALPAGQAKLAANWIMGEVAATLNREEKDIDAAPVSAAALAALINRIIDGTISNKIARDVFAAMWAGENGGDADAIIEARGLKQISDSGAIGAMIDEVLAANPAIVEEYRAGKQKAFNSLVGQIMKAAKGKANPQQVNELLKEKLG; translated from the coding sequence ATGAACTGGGAAATCGTCATCGGCCTGGAAACGCACACCCAGCTTTCCACCGACTCCAAGATCTTTTCGGGTAGCAGCACGCGCTTTGGCGCCGCCCCCAACACGCAGGCCAACGCGGTCGACCTGGCGCTGCCCGGCAGCCTGCCGGTCATGAACCGCGGCGCCGCCGAACGCGCCATCCTGTTCGGCCTGGCCGTGGGCGGCAAGGTCGCGCCGCGCTCGGTGTTCGCCCGCAAGAACTACTTCTACCCCGACCTGCCCAAGGGCTACCAGATCAGCCAGTACGAGCTGCCGGTGGTCGAAGGCGGCACGCTCTCGTTCTTCGTCGGCGAGGAAGAAAAAACCGTCAACCTGACGCGCGCCCACCTGGAAGAAGACGCCGGCAAGTCGCTGCACGACGAATTCAGCCTGGCCAGCGGCGCGCCGGCCAGCGGGATCGACCTCAACCGTGCCGGCACCCCCTTGCTGGAAATCGTCACCGAGCCCGAAATGCGCTCGGCCGCCGAGGCCGTGGCCTATGCGCGCGCCCTGCACAGCCTGGTGGTCTGGCTGGGCATCTGCGACGGCAACATGCAGGAAGGCTCGTTCCGCTGCGACGCCAACGTCTCGGTACGCCCGGTGGGCCAGAAGGAATTCGGCACCCGCACCGAAATCAAGAACGTCAACTCGTTCCGCTTCCTGGAACGCGCCATCCTGTTCGAGGCGCGCCGCCAGATCGAACTGATCGAGGATGGCGGCACCGTGGTGCAGGAAACCCGCCTGTACGACGCCGACCGCGACGAAACCCGCAGCATGCGCAGCAAGGAAGACGCGCACGACTACCGCTACTTCCCGGACCCCGACCTGCCGCCGCTGGTCATCGGCCAGGACTGGATCGACGCGGTGCGCGCCGGCATGCCCGAACTGCCGGCCGCCCAGCGCGCCCGCTTCGAGGCCGACTATGGCCTGCCCGCCTACGATGCCGCGCAACTGACCGTCAGCCGCGCCATGGCCGACTACTTCGAGGCGGTGGCGCGCGCCCTGCCGGCCGGCCAGGCCAAACTGGCCGCCAACTGGATCATGGGCGAAGTCGCGGCCACCCTGAACCGCGAAGAGAAGGACATCGACGCCGCGCCCGTATCGGCAGCCGCCCTGGCGGCCCTGATCAACCGCATCATCGACGGCACGATTTCCAACAAGATCGCCCGCGACGTGTTCGCCGCCATGTGGGCGGGCGAAAACGGCGGCGACGCGGACGCCATCATCGAGGCGCGCGGCCTCAAGCAGATCAGCGACAGCGGCGCCATCGGCGCCATGATCGACGAAGTCCTGGCGGCCAACCCCGCCATCGTCGAGGAATACCGGGCCGGCAAGCAGAAAGCCTTCAACTCGCTGGTCGGCCAGATCATGAAGGCCGCCAAGGGCAAGGCCAACCCCCAGCAGGTCAACGAGCTGCTGAAGGAAAAACTGGGCTGA
- the pyrE gene encoding orotate phosphoribosyltransferase has translation MSASASTAADFVRFALDEGVLRFGSFKVKSGRISPYFFNAGLFNSGRSVGTLAGFYAQALIDSGVAFDMLFGPAYKGIPLATATSVALAGHGAMAGRDVPFAFNRKEAKDHGEGGTLVGAPLTGKVVIIDDVITAGTSVRESVEIIRAAGAEPAAVLIALDRMERAGPDDALSPHSAVQDVARTYGIPVVSIASLADIMTLLQDDAQFAEHRAAVQAYRSKYGV, from the coding sequence ATGTCCGCCTCCGCCTCTACCGCCGCTGATTTTGTCCGTTTTGCCCTCGACGAGGGCGTGCTGCGTTTCGGCAGCTTCAAGGTCAAGTCCGGCCGTATCAGTCCCTATTTCTTCAACGCCGGCCTGTTCAATTCGGGCCGTTCGGTCGGCACGCTGGCCGGCTTCTACGCGCAGGCGCTGATCGATTCCGGCGTGGCGTTCGATATGCTGTTCGGCCCGGCCTACAAGGGCATCCCGCTGGCCACCGCCACGTCGGTGGCGCTGGCCGGGCATGGCGCCATGGCCGGGCGCGACGTGCCGTTCGCCTTCAACCGCAAGGAAGCCAAGGACCACGGCGAAGGCGGCACCCTGGTGGGCGCGCCGCTGACGGGCAAGGTCGTCATCATCGACGACGTCATCACCGCCGGCACCTCGGTGCGCGAATCGGTCGAGATCATCCGCGCCGCCGGCGCCGAGCCCGCCGCGGTGCTGATCGCCCTGGATCGCATGGAACGCGCCGGTCCCGACGACGCCCTGTCGCCGCATTCCGCCGTGCAGGATGTGGCGCGCACCTACGGCATCCCGGTGGTCAGCATCGCCTCCCTGGCCGACATCATGACCCTGCTGCAGGACGACGCCCAGTTCGCCGAGCACCGCGCGGCGGTGCAGGCGTACCGGAGCAAGTACGGGGTATAG
- a CDS encoding exodeoxyribonuclease III produces MLRITSLNLNGIRSAFRKGLQPWMTAHNADVLCLQEIKVSHDDLTDELRHPPGYTGHFHHAEKKGYSGVGMYLRAGAERVVAGFDCEEFDAEGRILRADWKDLSVISAYLPSGSSGDERQQTKYRFLDQFGPWLDGLMAEHRKTGREFVICGDWNIAHKEIDLKNWKGNQKNSGFLPEERAWLTEVFDRRGFVDVFRKLDERADQYTWWSNRGQAWAKNVGWRIDYQIATPGIAERARATSIYKDERFSDHAPLTVDYDIAL; encoded by the coding sequence TTGCTGCGTATCACCTCGCTCAACCTCAACGGTATCCGTTCCGCCTTCCGCAAGGGCCTGCAGCCCTGGATGACCGCCCACAACGCCGATGTGCTGTGCCTGCAGGAGATCAAGGTCTCGCATGACGACCTGACCGACGAGCTGCGCCACCCGCCCGGCTATACGGGTCACTTCCACCACGCCGAGAAAAAGGGCTACAGCGGCGTGGGCATGTACCTGCGCGCCGGCGCCGAACGCGTGGTGGCCGGCTTCGATTGCGAGGAGTTCGACGCGGAAGGCCGCATCCTGCGCGCCGACTGGAAGGATCTGTCAGTCATCAGCGCCTACCTGCCCTCGGGTTCGAGCGGCGACGAGCGCCAGCAGACCAAGTACCGCTTCCTGGACCAGTTCGGCCCGTGGCTGGACGGCCTGATGGCCGAGCACAGGAAGACCGGGCGCGAATTCGTCATCTGCGGCGACTGGAACATCGCCCACAAGGAGATCGACCTGAAGAACTGGAAGGGCAACCAGAAGAACTCGGGCTTCCTGCCCGAGGAGCGCGCCTGGCTGACCGAGGTGTTCGACCGGCGCGGCTTCGTCGACGTCTTCCGCAAGCTGGACGAGCGCGCCGACCAGTACACCTGGTGGAGCAATCGCGGCCAGGCCTGGGCCAAGAACGTAGGGTGGCGCATCGACTACCAGATCGCCACCCCGGGCATCGCCGAACGCGCACGCGCCACTTCCATCTACAAGGACGAGCGGTTTTCCGACCATGCGCCGCTGACGGTGGACTACGACATCGCCCTGTAA
- the gdhA gene encoding NADP-specific glutamate dehydrogenase, with translation MKLQSLDDFLRRVAARDPQQAEFMQAVQEVMLSLWPFIEKHPHYAEHALLERLVEPERVIQFRVCWTDDQGQAQVNRAFRIQHSSAIGPFKGGMRFHPTVNLSVLKFLAFEQTLKNALTTLPMGGGKGGSDFDPKGKSDAEVMRFCQALMLELHRHLGPDTDVPAGDIGVGAREVGFMAGMMKKLSNSAASVFTGKGLCFGGSLIRPEATGYGTVYFAQEMLQRAGLSFDGMRVSVSGSGNVAQYAIEKAMALGAKVVTISDSCGTVIDEAGFTHEKLLALMHIKNDLRGRLDTYASQFGLRYEAGVRPWHVPVDVALPCATQNELDENDARTLIRNGVKCVAEGANMPATLDAAKAFIAAEVLYAPGKASNAGGVAVSGLEMSQNSARLPWTREQVDARLHAIMRDIHENCVRHGHGAGNYVNYVDGANIAGFVKVADAMRQQGLY, from the coding sequence TTGAAATTGCAGAGTCTGGACGACTTCCTGCGCCGGGTTGCCGCGCGCGATCCGCAACAAGCCGAATTCATGCAGGCAGTCCAAGAGGTCATGCTGAGCCTCTGGCCCTTCATCGAGAAGCACCCGCATTACGCCGAGCACGCCCTGCTGGAACGCCTGGTCGAGCCCGAACGCGTGATCCAGTTCCGTGTCTGCTGGACCGATGACCAGGGCCAGGCCCAGGTCAACCGCGCCTTCCGCATCCAGCACAGCTCGGCCATCGGCCCCTTCAAGGGCGGCATGCGCTTCCACCCGACGGTCAATCTGTCGGTGCTGAAGTTCCTGGCTTTCGAACAAACCCTGAAGAACGCGCTGACCACCCTGCCCATGGGCGGCGGCAAGGGCGGCTCCGACTTCGACCCCAAGGGCAAGTCGGACGCCGAGGTGATGCGTTTCTGCCAGGCGCTGATGCTGGAACTGCACCGCCACCTGGGCCCGGACACCGACGTGCCCGCCGGCGATATCGGCGTGGGCGCGCGCGAGGTCGGCTTCATGGCCGGCATGATGAAAAAGCTGTCGAACTCGGCGGCCAGCGTATTCACCGGCAAGGGCCTGTGCTTCGGCGGCAGCCTGATCCGCCCCGAAGCCACCGGCTACGGCACGGTCTATTTCGCGCAGGAAATGCTGCAACGCGCCGGCCTGTCTTTCGACGGCATGCGCGTGTCGGTGTCGGGCTCGGGCAACGTGGCCCAGTACGCGATCGAGAAAGCCATGGCGCTGGGCGCCAAGGTCGTCACGATCTCGGACTCGTGCGGCACGGTCATCGACGAAGCCGGCTTCACGCACGAGAAGCTGCTGGCCCTGATGCACATCAAGAACGACCTGCGCGGCCGCCTGGACACGTACGCCAGCCAGTTCGGCCTGCGCTACGAGGCCGGCGTGCGCCCCTGGCACGTGCCGGTGGATGTCGCCCTGCCGTGCGCCACCCAGAACGAGCTGGACGAAAACGACGCCCGCACGCTGATCCGCAACGGCGTGAAATGCGTGGCCGAAGGCGCCAACATGCCCGCCACCCTGGACGCCGCCAAGGCTTTCATCGCGGCCGAAGTGCTGTACGCGCCGGGCAAGGCCAGCAACGCCGGCGGCGTGGCGGTGTCGGGCCTGGAAATGAGCCAGAACTCGGCCCGCCTGCCCTGGACGCGTGAACAGGTGGACGCGCGGCTGCATGCCATCATGCGCGATATCCACGAAAACTGCGTGCGCCACGGCCACGGCGCCGGCAACTACGTCAACTATGTGGATGGCGCCAACATCGCCGGCTTCGTCAAGGTCGCCGACGCCATGCGCCAGCAAGGCCTGTACTGA
- a CDS encoding trimeric intracellular cation channel family protein gives MPPDPSVLLLYTLYLVAIVAEAMTAALAAGRRDMDWVGVCVIACVTALGGGSLRDVLLGHYPLSWVAHPEYLWMTAGAALLTALGARALRRLRSLFLLLDAIGLVAFTIIGCQVAQQMEMPLTIVLVSGMITGCAGGVLRDVLCNDIPLLFRSELYASVSAVTGGLYLAMYGQGVSASVSVPVALAVGLAFRLLALRFNWQMPKFVYRGDWH, from the coding sequence ATGCCGCCAGATCCGTCCGTCCTGCTGTTGTACACGCTCTACCTGGTGGCCATCGTGGCCGAGGCCATGACGGCGGCGCTGGCCGCCGGGCGGCGCGACATGGATTGGGTCGGCGTGTGCGTGATCGCCTGTGTCACGGCATTGGGCGGCGGGTCGCTGCGCGACGTGCTGCTGGGCCATTATCCGCTGAGCTGGGTGGCCCATCCCGAATACCTGTGGATGACGGCCGGCGCCGCGCTGCTGACGGCGCTGGGGGCGCGCGCACTGCGGCGCCTGCGCAGCCTGTTCCTGCTGCTGGACGCCATCGGCCTGGTGGCGTTCACCATCATCGGCTGCCAGGTGGCCCAACAAATGGAAATGCCGCTGACCATCGTGCTGGTCAGCGGCATGATCACCGGGTGCGCCGGCGGCGTATTGCGCGACGTGCTGTGCAACGACATTCCGCTGCTGTTTCGCAGCGAACTCTACGCCAGCGTTTCGGCAGTGACCGGCGGCCTGTACCTGGCCATGTACGGCCAGGGCGTGTCCGCCAGCGTGTCGGTGCCCGTCGCGCTGGCCGTCGGGCTGGCGTTTCGCCTGCTGGCGTTGCGGTTCAACTGGCAGATGCCGAAGTTCGTCTACCGCGGCGACTGGCATTGA
- a CDS encoding universal stress protein — translation MQAQTAPILLATDLSARSDRALDRALMLAAQAQTSLVALHIMEPTNAPLTTPVWRRLSADHKQLAERRLAEDLADAPVPTSAVVRSGETVPLIRETADHFGCSLIVTGIARESTLSRLLLGTTVERLARQASQPVLVVKARPRKPYRDVVVATDFSEGSRQALVAALRVAGDAPLTLFHAYDVPFGKDAPEDAVVRSFYNDAAQKARAFLDGTPELAGRPAPELVLESGQPETLLSEYVFNRRCDLVVTGTHGLTVKIQ, via the coding sequence ATGCAAGCCCAGACCGCCCCCATTCTGCTTGCCACCGACCTGAGCGCGCGCAGCGACCGCGCGCTGGACCGGGCCCTGATGCTCGCCGCGCAGGCGCAGACCAGCCTGGTGGCGCTGCACATCATGGAACCCACCAATGCGCCGCTGACCACGCCGGTGTGGCGCCGGCTGAGCGCCGACCACAAGCAGCTGGCCGAACGCCGGCTGGCCGAGGACCTGGCCGACGCCCCCGTTCCCACCTCGGCGGTGGTGCGCAGCGGCGAAACCGTGCCGCTGATCCGCGAGACGGCCGACCACTTCGGCTGCTCGCTGATCGTGACCGGCATCGCACGCGAATCCACCCTCAGCCGCCTGCTGCTGGGCACCACGGTCGAGCGCCTGGCGCGCCAGGCCAGCCAGCCCGTGCTGGTGGTCAAGGCGCGGCCGCGCAAACCGTACCGCGACGTGGTCGTGGCCACCGACTTCTCCGAGGGCTCGCGCCAGGCCCTGGTGGCCGCCCTGCGGGTGGCCGGCGACGCCCCGCTGACCCTGTTCCACGCCTATGACGTCCCGTTCGGCAAGGACGCGCCCGAAGACGCGGTGGTGCGCAGTTTCTACAACGACGCGGCCCAGAAGGCGCGCGCCTTCCTGGACGGCACGCCGGAGCTGGCCGGACGCCCCGCGCCCGAGCTGGTGCTGGAAAGCGGCCAGCCCGAGACGCTGCTGTCGGAGTACGTATTCAACCGCCGCTGCGACCTGGTGGTGACCGGCACCCACGGCCTAACTGTGAAGATTCAATAG
- a CDS encoding IS481-like element IS481 family transposase — protein MNTHKHARLTFLRRLEMVQQLIAHQVCVPEAARAYGVTAPTVRKWLGRFLAQGQAGLADASSRPTVSPRAIAPAKALAIVELRRKRLTQARIAQALGVSASTVSRVLARAGLSHLADLEPAEPVVRYEHQAPGDLLHIDIKKLGRIQRPGHRVTGNRRDTVEGAGWDFVFVAIDDHARVAFTDIHPDERFPSAVQFLKDAVAYYQRLGVTIQRLLTDNGSAFRSRAFAALCHELGIKHRFTRPYRPQTNGKAERFIQSALREWAYAHTYQNSQHRADAMKSWLHHYNWHRPHQGIGRAVPISRLNLDEYNLLTVHT, from the coding sequence ATGAACACCCATAAGCATGCCCGATTGACCTTCCTACGTCGACTCGAAATGGTCCAGCAATTGATCGCCCATCAAGTTTGTGTGCCTGAAGCGGCCCGCGCCTATGGGGTCACCGCGCCGACTGTGCGCAAATGGCTGGGCCGCTTCCTGGCTCAGGGCCAGGCGGGCTTGGCCGATGCGTCCTCGCGCCCGACGGTCTCGCCCCGAGCGATTGCGCCGGCCAAGGCGCTGGCTATCGTGGAGCTGCGCCGCAAGCGGCTGACCCAAGCGCGCATCGCCCAGGCGCTGGGCGTGTCAGCCAGCACCGTCAGCCGCGTCCTGGCCCGCGCCGGTCTGTCGCACCTGGCCGACCTGGAGCCGGCCGAGCCGGTGGTGCGCTACGAGCATCAGGCCCCCGGCGATCTGCTGCACATCGACATCAAGAAGCTGGGACGTATCCAGCGCCCTGGCCACCGGGTCACGGGCAACCGACGCGATACCGTTGAGGGGGCCGGCTGGGACTTCGTCTTCGTGGCCATCGATGACCACGCCCGCGTGGCCTTCACCGACATCCACCCCGACGAGCGCTTCCCCAGCGCCGTCCAGTTCCTCAAGGACGCAGTGGCCTACTACCAGCGCCTGGGCGTGACCATCCAGCGCTTGCTCACCGACAATGGCTCGGCCTTTCGCAGCCGCGCCTTCGCCGCGCTGTGCCATGAGCTGGGCATCAAGCACCGCTTTACCCGACCTTACCGCCCACAGACCAATGGCAAGGCCGAACGCTTCATCCAGTCGGCCTTGCGTGAGTGGGCTTACGCTCACACCTACCAGAACTCCCAACACCGAGCCGATGCCATGAAATCCTGGCTACACCACTACAACTGGCATCGACCCCACCAAGGCATCGGGCGCGCTGTACCCATCTCCAGACTCAACCTGGACGAATACAACCTATTGACAGTTCACACCTAG
- the rnhA gene encoding ribonuclease HI has translation MQNLEGSGDGQQVEMWTDGACKGNPGPGGWGVLMRAGQHEKTMHGGERQTTNNRMELMAVIEGLRALKRPCRVTIHTDSQYVMKGMTEWLANWKRRGWRTADKKPVKNVELWQALDEQVGRHQVQWRWVRGHAGDPGNERADALANQGMEAARGR, from the coding sequence ATGCAGAATCTAGAAGGTAGCGGCGATGGCCAGCAGGTGGAAATGTGGACCGACGGCGCATGCAAGGGCAATCCCGGCCCGGGCGGATGGGGCGTGCTGATGCGCGCCGGCCAGCACGAGAAAACCATGCACGGCGGCGAACGCCAGACCACCAACAACCGCATGGAGCTGATGGCCGTCATCGAGGGCCTGCGGGCGCTGAAACGGCCGTGCCGCGTCACCATCCACACCGATTCCCAATATGTCATGAAAGGCATGACGGAATGGCTGGCGAACTGGAAGCGGCGCGGCTGGCGCACGGCCGACAAGAAACCGGTCAAGAACGTCGAGCTGTGGCAGGCCCTGGACGAGCAGGTCGGCCGGCACCAGGTGCAGTGGCGCTGGGTGCGCGGGCACGCCGGCGATCCGGGCAACGAGCGCGCCGACGCCCTGGCCAACCAGGGGATGGAGGCCGCGCGGGGCCGCTAG
- a CDS encoding methyltransferase domain-containing protein produces the protein MAEETPPIVELAEWFQTPPGQYVLAWEQAQFDEAVADIFGYYAWQVGLAEPNLLRANRMPFKAWVGAGVPPPELAQGWQACVAAAPEALPFESQSVDLLVLPHAFECAEAPHLVLREVERVLVPEGRVVISGFNLWSLWGARNLMPGMEAWLPLPLSAQVALPRLKDWFKLLSFEVERGRFGCYAPACRTDKWLRRWRFMERYGQRWWGLGGAVYVVTATKKVAAMRLIGPAWKTRRKRAQAASVVVNRQADDPGR, from the coding sequence GTGGCAGAAGAAACTCCGCCGATTGTAGAACTGGCCGAATGGTTCCAGACGCCGCCGGGGCAGTACGTCCTGGCCTGGGAGCAGGCCCAGTTCGACGAGGCGGTGGCTGACATCTTCGGATATTACGCTTGGCAGGTGGGGCTGGCCGAGCCCAACCTGCTGCGCGCCAACCGCATGCCGTTCAAGGCCTGGGTGGGGGCCGGCGTGCCGCCGCCCGAGCTGGCGCAAGGCTGGCAGGCCTGCGTGGCGGCCGCGCCCGAGGCGCTGCCGTTCGAGTCGCAGAGCGTGGATCTGCTGGTGCTGCCGCACGCCTTCGAATGCGCCGAGGCGCCCCATCTGGTGCTGCGCGAGGTCGAGCGCGTGCTGGTGCCCGAAGGGCGGGTGGTGATTTCCGGCTTCAACCTCTGGAGCCTGTGGGGGGCGCGCAATCTCATGCCCGGCATGGAGGCCTGGCTGCCGCTGCCCCTGTCGGCGCAGGTCGCGCTGCCGCGCCTGAAGGACTGGTTCAAGCTGCTGTCGTTCGAGGTCGAGCGCGGGCGGTTCGGCTGCTACGCGCCCGCCTGCCGCACCGACAAGTGGCTGCGCCGCTGGCGCTTCATGGAGCGCTACGGCCAGCGCTGGTGGGGCCTGGGCGGCGCCGTGTACGTGGTGACCGCCACCAAGAAGGTCGCCGCCATGCGCCTGATCGGCCCGGCCTGGAAGACGCGCCGCAAGCGCGCCCAGGCCGCCTCGGTGGTGGTCAATCGCCAGGCCGACGATCCGGGCCGGTGA
- the gloB gene encoding hydroxyacylglutathione hydrolase, which yields MQTAPPLSAVVPLPAFSDNYIWALAHEGQAAVVDPGDAAPVLRWLRATGATLRAILLTHHHPDHVGGVLELVQATGATVYGPAGETLPHCDVRLAEGDRVTLPELALALEVLDVPGHTAGHIAYTGRAAGVERVLFCGDTLFAGGCGRLFEGTPAQMLDSLEKLSALPADTQVCCAHEYTLANLRWALAVEPANRTLQQWYQRAQELRNEGTPTLPSTIGQERETNPFLRTPHAAVAHAAAVWSGRSLATPVEVFAALRQWKNNFK from the coding sequence ATGCAAACCGCGCCCCCCCTGTCCGCCGTCGTGCCCTTGCCGGCCTTTTCCGATAACTATATCTGGGCCCTGGCCCATGAGGGCCAGGCCGCCGTGGTCGATCCCGGCGACGCCGCGCCGGTGCTGCGCTGGCTGCGCGCAACCGGCGCCACGCTGCGCGCCATTCTACTCACGCATCATCACCCCGACCACGTGGGCGGCGTGCTAGAATTGGTGCAGGCCACCGGCGCGACGGTGTACGGCCCGGCCGGCGAAACCCTGCCGCACTGCGACGTGCGGCTGGCCGAGGGCGACCGCGTGACGCTGCCCGAACTGGCGCTGGCGCTGGAGGTCCTGGACGTGCCCGGCCACACGGCCGGCCACATCGCCTACACCGGCCGCGCGGCCGGCGTCGAGCGCGTGCTTTTCTGTGGCGACACCCTGTTTGCCGGCGGCTGTGGCCGGCTGTTCGAGGGAACCCCGGCGCAAATGCTTGATTCATTGGAGAAATTATCTGCCTTACCGGCAGATACACAGGTTTGCTGTGCGCACGAGTACACTCTAGCGAACTTGCGCTGGGCGCTGGCGGTCGAACCCGCCAACCGCACCCTGCAACAGTGGTACCAGCGGGCCCAGGAGCTGCGCAACGAAGGGACGCCCACCTTGCCGTCGACGATCGGCCAGGAGCGCGAGACCAATCCTTTCCTGCGCACACCGCATGCCGCCGTTGCTCACGCTGCTGCTGTCTGGTCCGGACGTTCCCTGGCAACGCCCGTGGAAGTCTTTGCGGCTTTGCGCCAATGGAAGAACAATTTCAAGTGA